In one window of Oryza sativa Japonica Group chromosome 9, ASM3414082v1 DNA:
- the LOC4347855 gene encoding protein SUPPRESSOR OF FRI 4 isoform X2: MGKKKKRVEKVFCYYCDREFDDEKILVQHQKAKHFKCHVCHKKLSTAGGMAIHVLQVHKESVTKVPNAKPERESTEIEIFGMQGIPPDVLAAHYGEEEDPSSKVAKVEVPSLRPPVMPNPAGMVYPPRPAYGVAPPMYNPALNPLMARPPIWPAPPPQPWFTQPVVSVPQMASGLAPQQPLFPIQNMPAPMTSAPANLLQTSFPMAHVGVPSPVTPQVSQPLFPVSTSAGNGAVSSPYVASVAPGSIPTSSPSVAPAGVGYAATNQGTGGPAAVPPPASNNKAPATQPGANEVYLVWDDEAMSMEERRLSLPKYQVHDETSQMNSVDAAIDRRISESRLAGRMAL; the protein is encoded by the exons atggggaagaagaagaagcgcgTGGAGAAGGTGTTCTGCTACTACTGCGACCGCGAGTTCGACGACGAGAAGATCCTCGTGCAGCACCAGAAGGCCAAGCACTTCAAGTGCCACGTCTGCCACAAGAAGctctccaccgccggcggcatGGCCATCCACGTCCTCCAGGTCCACAAGGAGTCCGTCACCAA GGTTCCCAATGCAAAGCCTGAGAGGGAATCAACAGAGATTGAGATCTTTGGGATGCAAGGGATTCCTCCAGATGTGTTGGCCGCCCACTATGGAGAAG AGGAAGACCCTTCATCGAAGGTAGCCAAAGTGGAAGTGCCATCGCTAAGGCCTCCTGTTATGCCCAATCCAGCGGGCATGGTATATCCTCCACGACCGGCCTATGGTGTAGCTCCACCTAT GTATAACCCTGCACTGAATCCATTGATGGCCAGACCTCCAATCTGGCCTGCTCCACCTCCGCAACCTTGGTTTACACAACCAGTAGTTTCGGTTCCTCAAATGGCTTCTGGGCTTGCACCACAACAGCCACTATTTCCAATTCAAAACATGCCTGCTCCTATGACATCAGCACCTGCAAATTTACTTCAGACTTCGTTCCCTATGGCCCATGTTGGAGTACCTTCACCTGTTACCCCTCAGGTGTCACAACCTCTCTTTCCTGTCAGTACATCTGCTGGAAACGGTGCAGTAAGTTCTCCATATGTAGCATCTGTTGCACCTGGAAGCATCCCAACAAGCTCTCCATCAGTTGCTCCTGCAGGAGTAGGATATGCAGCTACTAACCAAG GTACAGGAGGTCCAGCGGCTGTACCTCCACCCGCTTCTAATAATAAAGCACCAGCCACCCAACCTGGTGCAAATGAAGTCTATCTGGTGTGGGATGATGAAGCAATGTCAATG GAGGAAAGAAGATTGTCGCTACCCAAGTATCAGGTGCATGATGAAACTAGCCAG ATGAACTCAGTTGATGCAGCAATTGATCGAAGAATATCAGAAAGTCGGCTTGCTGGACGCATGGCCCTGTAA
- the LOC4347855 gene encoding protein SUPPRESSOR OF FRI 4 isoform X1: MGKKKKRVEKVFCYYCDREFDDEKILVQHQKAKHFKCHVCHKKLSTAGGMAIHVLQVHKESVTKVPNAKPERESTEIEIFGMQGIPPDVLAAHYGEEEDPSSKVAKVEVPSLRPPVMPNPAGMVYPPRPAYGVAPPMYNPALNPLMARPPIWPAPPPQPWFTQPVVSVPQMASGLAPQQPLFPIQNMPAPMTSAPANLLQTSFPMAHVGVPSPVTPQVSQPLFPVSTSAGNGAVSSPYVASVAPGSIPTSSPSVAPAGVGYAATNQGTGGPAAVPPPASNNKAPATQPGANEVYLVWDDEAMSMEERRLSLPKYQVHDETSQVSSDFYNFISVILMICEKNQVEVHGDALNWNIV; this comes from the exons atggggaagaagaagaagcgcgTGGAGAAGGTGTTCTGCTACTACTGCGACCGCGAGTTCGACGACGAGAAGATCCTCGTGCAGCACCAGAAGGCCAAGCACTTCAAGTGCCACGTCTGCCACAAGAAGctctccaccgccggcggcatGGCCATCCACGTCCTCCAGGTCCACAAGGAGTCCGTCACCAA GGTTCCCAATGCAAAGCCTGAGAGGGAATCAACAGAGATTGAGATCTTTGGGATGCAAGGGATTCCTCCAGATGTGTTGGCCGCCCACTATGGAGAAG AGGAAGACCCTTCATCGAAGGTAGCCAAAGTGGAAGTGCCATCGCTAAGGCCTCCTGTTATGCCCAATCCAGCGGGCATGGTATATCCTCCACGACCGGCCTATGGTGTAGCTCCACCTAT GTATAACCCTGCACTGAATCCATTGATGGCCAGACCTCCAATCTGGCCTGCTCCACCTCCGCAACCTTGGTTTACACAACCAGTAGTTTCGGTTCCTCAAATGGCTTCTGGGCTTGCACCACAACAGCCACTATTTCCAATTCAAAACATGCCTGCTCCTATGACATCAGCACCTGCAAATTTACTTCAGACTTCGTTCCCTATGGCCCATGTTGGAGTACCTTCACCTGTTACCCCTCAGGTGTCACAACCTCTCTTTCCTGTCAGTACATCTGCTGGAAACGGTGCAGTAAGTTCTCCATATGTAGCATCTGTTGCACCTGGAAGCATCCCAACAAGCTCTCCATCAGTTGCTCCTGCAGGAGTAGGATATGCAGCTACTAACCAAG GTACAGGAGGTCCAGCGGCTGTACCTCCACCCGCTTCTAATAATAAAGCACCAGCCACCCAACCTGGTGCAAATGAAGTCTATCTGGTGTGGGATGATGAAGCAATGTCAATG GAGGAAAGAAGATTGTCGCTACCCAAGTATCAGGTGCATGATGAAACTAGCCAGGTAAGTTctgatttttataattttatatctGTAATATTAATGATATGTGAAAAAAACCAAGTTGAAGTTCATGGGGATGCTCTGAACTGGAATATTGTGTAA
- the LOC4347854 gene encoding uncharacterized protein, translating to MDKAGGSGEAPPEPEPAAAATVKSIVVYPIKSCRGISVPQAAITSTGLRWDRPWLVMNSAGRAFTQRVEPKLALIEVEMPQEAFTEWQPTPDSHMVIRAPGLDPLKIPLGAKRATVDDVSIWEWSGSAYDEGDEAAEWFSSYFGKPTRLVRFNEASEIRETNPDYAQGYKVLFADDFPFLLASQGSVDALNSILKEPVPMNRFRPNIIVDGCHPYSEDLWKTIKIGKLTFLGVKLCDRCKVPTINQDNGIPGEEPTEALQALRSDEVLRPSHKNKRRVYFGQNLVCKESLSAKDEGRIIKVGDPVYVLESFPSSDEVPA from the exons ATGGATAaggcaggcggcagcggcgaggcgccgccggagccggagccggcggcggcggcgacggtgaagtCAATCGTCGTGTACCCCATCAAATCATGCAGGGGCATCTCCGTGCCCCAGGCCGCCATCACCTCCACCG GGTTGAGGTGGGATCGACCGTGGCTGGTGATGAACTCCGCAGGGAGAGCCTTCACCCAGCGAGTGGAGCCCAAGCTCGCGCTGATTGAGGTGGAGATGCCGCAAGAGGCGTTCACTGAGTGGCAGCCAACGCCTGATTCTCACATGG TTATCAGAGCACCCGGATTGGATCCACTGAAGATCCCTCTTGGCGCGAAACGTGCCACAGTTGATGATGTCTCTATCTGGGAGTGGTCTGGTTCTGCGTATGATGAAGGAGATGAGGCGGCCGAATGGTTTTCCAGTTACTTTGGGAAGCCGACTCGACTCGTACGGTTTAATGAAG CATCAGAAATTAGAGAGACCAATCCTGACTATGCTCAAGGTTACAAAGTTCTGTTTGCTGACGACTTCCCATTCCTGCTGGCCTCCCAG GGCTCAGTGGATGCACTAAACAGTATCCTTAAAGAACCTGTACCAATGAATCGCTTCAGACCAAA TATTATAGTTGATGGATGTCATCCATACTCGGAGGATCTGTGGAAGACCATAAAGATAGGGAAACTGACATTTTTAGGTGTCAAGTTATGTGATCGTTGCAAG GTGCCTACTATTAATCAAGATAATGGGATTCCTGGTGAGGAACCAACGGAAGCTCTACAAGCACTCCGGTCTGATGAAGTGTTGCGGCCGAGCCACAAAAATAAACGCCGG GTCTATTTTGGGCAAAATTTAGTCTGCAAGGAATCTCTGTCGGCAAAAGATGAAGGAAGGATCATCAAGGTCGGCGATCCAGTTTATGTTCTTGAGTCATTCCCTTCTTCAGATGAAGTTCCAGCATGA
- the LOC107276553 gene encoding extensin-1 — MYPAMEEGSSYLRPLHFFSIFVAFASFSQCGARVLRPDELLLDHYYYHSSSSDPYYSTPILPPYGDAFSPPNPPPPPPPMSPSCLLPPIIPAPTFTYSSPPPPPLYYPPPPDISPSPPPSVTPLPPVVYPSPPEVTPSPPEIAPYPSPPEIVPSPPEITPYPSPPEIVPSPPEITPYPSPPEVVPGPPEINPYPSPPEIVPSPPEITPYPSPPEIVPSPPEITPYPSPPEIVPSPPEIAPSPPIVTPMPPIIYPSPPEVTPSPPEITPYPSPPEVTPGPPEITPYPSPPEITPSPPEITPYPSPPEVVPSPPKITPYPSPPEVTPSPPEITPYPSPPDIVPSPPSYEPSPPSYEPSPPEYAPEPPVYAPYPPGIFPSPPEYSPEPPSYVPSPPQYAPQPPSYVPSPPEYAPEPPVYAPYPPGITPSPPEYAPEPPPGPPGGGGGYLPPVVFPPPYASRGPPGRRAVWCVAKPSVPEGIIQPAMDYACGSGADCDSIQPSGPCFRPDTMIAHASYAFNSYWQRAKSNGATCDFGGTAMLITKDPSYGGCHYSTM; from the exons ATGTATCCTGCCATGGAGGAGGGCAGCAGCTACCTGCGTCCGTTGCATTTCTTCTCCATCTTCGTTGCATTCGCTTCCTTCTCACAATGTG GAGCAAGAGTGTTAAGGCCAGATGAGCTACTACTCGATCACTACTACTACCACTCGTCGTCGTCTGATCCATACTACAGCACACCGATCCTTCCACCCTACGGCGACGCATTCTCACCGCCGaaccctcctccccctcctcctccgatgTCACCCAGCTGCCTCCTCCCTCCGATCATTCCGGCACCAACATTCACATACAgttctcctccaccgccgccactctACTACCCTCCACCGCCGGATATAAGCCCAAGCCCGCCACCGTCTGTTACACCATTGCCACCTGTAGTCTACCCGAGTCCACCGGAAGTCACACCTAGTCCACCGGAAATTGCACCGTATCCAAGCCCACCTGAAATTGTTCCTAGCCCACCAGAGATCACACCGTACCCAAGTCCACCTGAAATCGTTCCTAGCCCGCCGGAGATCACGCCATATCCAAGTCCACCTGAAGTTGTTCCTGGCCCACCGGAGATCAACCCGTATCCAAGCCCGCCTGAGATTGTTCCTAGCCCACCAGAAATCACGCCATATCCTAGTCCACCTGAGATTGTTCCTAGCCCACCAGAGATCACGCCATATCCAAGTCCACCCGAAATTGTGCCAAGCCCACCTGAAATCGCACCTAGTCCACCGATCGTTACACCGATGCCACCCATAATCTACCCAAGCCCACCGGAAGTCACACCCAGCCCGCCAGAAATCACACCTTATCCAAGCCCACCGGAAGTCACACCAGGCCCGCCAGAAATCACACCTTATCCAAGCCCACCCGAAATCACACCTAGCCCGCCAGAGATCACGCCGTATCCAAGCCCACCTGAAGTTGTACCTAGCCCACCAAAGATCACCCCATATCCAAGCCCGCCGGAAGTCACACCTAGCCCACCTGAGATCACCCCATATCCAAGCCCACCTGACATCGTCCCCAGCCCGCCAAGCTATGAGCCTAGCCCACCTAGCTATGAACCTAGCCCACCGGAGTACGCGCCAGAACCACCGGTGTACGCGCCGTATCCACCGGGGATCTTCCCGAGTCCACCGGAGTACTCGCCGGAGCCGCCGTCATACGTGCCAAGCCCACCGCAGtacgcgccgcagccgccgtcaTACGTGCCAAGCCCACCGGAGTACGCGCCGGAGCCGCCGGTGTACGCGCCGTATCCACCGGGGATCACACCGAGCCCGCCGGAGTACGCGCCGGAGCCACCGCCGGGCCCgcccggcggtggtggcgggtaCCTGCCGCCGGTGGTGTTCCCGCCGCCGTACGCGTCGCGGGGGCCGCCGGGGAGGCGCGCGGTGTGGTGCGTGGCGAAGCCGTCGGTGCCGGAGGGGATAATCCAGCCGGCGATGGACTACGCGTGCGGCTCCGGCGCCGACTGCGACTCCATCCAGCCGTCGGGGCCGTGCTTCCGGCCGGACACCATGATCGCCCACGCCTCCTACGCCTTCAACAGCTACTGGCAGCGCGCCAAGTCCAACGGCGCCACCTGCGACTTTGGCGGCACCGCCATGCTCATCACCAAGGATCCAA GTTATGGTGGCTGCCATTACAGTACGATGTGA